A part of Dermacentor variabilis isolate Ectoservices chromosome 10, ASM5094787v1, whole genome shotgun sequence genomic DNA contains:
- the LOC142560124 gene encoding beta-galactosidase-like, translated as MRACVLAAVLVFCCEIFSGAGERSFAIDYTNHTFLKDGKPFRFVGGALHYFRVPRAYWDDRLHTLRMGGPNVVDFYIDWSGHEPEPGQYNFIDNYDVLAFLEAVKKADLLAILRPGPFICGEIDNAGFPYWLLRKYPNMQYRTMEKEYVEEVTKWFDKLLPMLVPQLYKNGGPIIMVQVENEYGHLKGFCDPKYMEFMLSLQEKHLGKDVVMFRTDSPSLRQYECDKVRDILVAGNCDPKADVPKAFDIIRRAQVKPGGPVVVGEYYTGWMNYWGWNDNPAYPPAVIDTFEKMMDNGGNVIFYMFHGGTNFGFKAATSSESPLVTSYDYDAPIGEDGDPKAYYFTLRKSIGKYIPLKAGELPKGSPKMGIDAIPMPHSMSLKDVMDHFRNKGWLKRKKSKFPVTFEELGQDFGFLMYHTEITANLDGEYLMTLHGLRDMAQLYVRQERHLMRIFDTAHLIIKPNTTVRLKKGERLSILVENMGREDFGPKNRDPKGMTNVTVNDVTLTDWTIEAVPVTQNRDISELISLMQQPRNGDGKTPHFYYGGFTLAEGVKPLDTFLDPSNYSKGVAFINGINLGRYWPAVGPQIRLYVPGVYLKSYPEENKVILFELEGVRGEKGGRGVSFSARPLLTADAGSPHP; from the exons ATGCGCGCATGCGTACTCGCGGCGGTTCTCGTCTTTTGCTGCGAGATCTTCTCGGGTGCAGGAGAGAGGTCGTTCGCGATCGACTACACGAACCACACTTTCCTCAAGGACGGCAAGCCCTTCCGCTTCGTGGGCGGCGCGCTGCACTACTTCCGGGTCCCCCGGGCCTACTGGGACGACCGACTTCACACTCTACGCATGGGCGGACCCAACGTCGTAGACTTCTACATCGACTGGAGCGGCCACGAACCGGAACCGGGGCAGTACAACTTCATCGACAACTACGACGTGCTGGCCTTCCTCGAGGCGGTCAAGAAGGCCGACCTCCTGGCGATTCTCAGGCCGGGACCGTTCATATGCGGCGAGATCGACAATGCGGGCTTCCCCTATTGGCTTTTGCGCAAGTACCCAAACATGCAGTACCGCACCATGGAGAAGGAGTACGTGGAGGAGGTCACCAAGTGGTTCGACAAGTTGCTGCCCATGCTGGTTCCGCAACTGTACAAGAACGGTGGGCCTATCATCATGGTACAG GTGGAGAACGAGTACGGCCACCTGAAGGGCTTCTGCGACCCCAAGTACATGGAGTTCATGCTCTCCCTTCAAGAGAAACACCTGGGCAAAGACGTCGTCATGTTCCGCACCGACTCGCCGTCTCTGCGCCAGTACGAGTGCGACAAGGTGCGCGACATCCTGGTGGCCGGCAACTGCGACCCCAAGGCCGACGTGCCTAAGGCCTTCGACATCATACGCAGAGCGCAGGTCAAGCCGGGAGGGCCCGTCGTTGTGGGCGAGTACTACACCGGCTGGATGAACTACTGGGGCTGGAACGACAACCCTGCCTATCCGCCAGCGGTCATCGACACATTCGAGAAGATGATGGATAACGGGGGCAACGTCATATTCTACATGTTCCACGGAGGCACCAACTTCGGCTTCAAGGCAGCCACCAGCTCAGAGTCGCCGCTGGTGACGAGCTACGACTACGACGCGCCCATTGGGGAAGACGGCGATCCGAAGGCATACTACTTCACGTTGCGCAAGTCCATCGGCAAGTACATCCCTCTCAAGGCCGGAGAGCTGCCCAAGGGATCACCCAAGATGGGGATAGACGCCATTCCCATGCCACACAGCATGTCGCTGAAGGACGTCATGGACCACTTTCGGAACAAGGGCTGGCTGAAGCGAAAAAAGTCCAAGTTTCCGGTGACTTTCGAGGAGCTCGGCCAGGACTTCGGGTTCCTGATGTACCACACGGAGATCACCGCGAACCTGGACGGAGAGTACTTGATGACGCTCCACGGTCTCCGCGACATGGCACAGCTGTACGTTCGGCAGGAGCGCCACTTGATGCGCATTTTCGACACCGCCCACCTGATCATAAAGCCCAACACTACTGTAAGGCTCAAGAAGGGGGAGAGGCTGTCGATTCTGGTGGAAAACATGGGACGCGAAGATTTCGGTCCCAAGAACCGCGACCCCAAG GGAATGACGAATGTGACCGTCAACGACGTCACCCTGACAGACTGGACCATCGAGGCGGTGCCTGTGACCCAGAACCGAGACATCAGCGAACTGATAAGTCTCATGCAACAGCCCAGGAATGGTGACGGTAAAACGCCGCACTTCTACTATGGCGGGTTCACGCTTGCCGAAGGAGTGAAGCCGCTGGACACCTTCCTCGATCCGTCCAACTACAGCAAGGGGGTCGCGTTCATCAACGGAATCAACCTGGGCCGTTACTGGCCCGCAGTCGGGCCACAGATTAGGCTGTACGTTCCGGGAGTTTATCTCAAGTCGTATCCCGAAGAGAACAAGGTCATCTTGTTCGAGCTGGAGGGAGTGCGCGGTGAGAAAGGCGGCCGCGGCGTGAGCTTCAGCGCTAGGCCTCTCCTCACCGCCGACGCAGGAAGCCCTCACCCTTAG